In Bacteroidales bacterium, the genomic window CGATATTATGGTAGAATGAAGTAACGGTAAAAACGCAAATCTCCTCAGGAGCGGCATTATCGAGAACTAAAGATATTTTCTGTTGAATTATCAATTTTAATGCTTCCATAATATCGCCTCTACGAGGCTTTTTTCTCCGGTTCTCAATTTTCTACCATACTGTCACCTCTACGAGGCTCTTGCCACAAGCCTTTATTTCATTCAAGTACTACTCAAAAATAATTTTTTGTCACTATTGTTGCCCTGTTCCCCAGTACAGTAAATATTTCTGCTTCCAAGCAGGAGATCTCCCCTCTCCTGACTTCGACAATGCGTCACCTTAAATTTTTTGTCCGGATTTTCTGTTTTGTTTTGTAGGCTCACTTTATAGCTTCGTAACCGATTAAAATCCTACGACAATTTATTACATTTCAAGGGGAAAAAAAGCTCCGTAGGAGCGATATTATGGTAGAATGAAGTAACGGTGAAAACGCAAAGCTCCGTAGGAGCGGCATTATCGAGAACTAAAGATATTTTCTGTTGAATTATCAATTTTAATGCTCCCATAATGTCGCCTCTACGAGGCTTTTTTCTCCGGTTCTCAATTTTCTACCATAATGTCACCTCTACGAGGCTCTTGCCACAAGCCGTTATTTCATTCAAGTAGTACTCAAAAATAATTTTTCGTCACTATTGTTGCCCTGTTCCCCAGCATAACGACTGATACCTGTTTTGCCTATCCTTAGTTATTCCGACTTTTGCGCCCTCACCATACGGATGCATCCACGCAGATCGTGGCGCAGCTCAATGTTTTGATAACCTGATGCGGCCAATATCCCGCGCGTTTCATTACCAAAGCGTTCATTTATTTCCATAAAAATATTGCCACCCGAAGTCAGATGCGTTTGCGCAAAAGCTATGATGTGCCGATAAAATAGCAGTGGATCGGCATCGCTTACGTAAAGAGCGCCCGCCGGTTCGTAATCCAAAACGTTGGCCTGCATCTGAGCTTTGTCCGATTCGGTGACATAAGGCGGATTGCTGACGATAACATCAAACAGAGGGAATTGATGGTGTTGACTGCTGTCGGTAATATCGATTCTGAACCATTTCACCGATAGCTGCAAAGCTGCACCATTGGCCGCAGCAACTTCGAGTGCTTCGGCGTTTACATCCAATCCCCAAATTTCGGCTT contains:
- the prmC gene encoding peptide chain release factor N(5)-glutamine methyltransferase — its product is MNIKSNKVTDIRATYTGNLRKLYPEQEANSLFDILLSETAGISRVERIANKDLRLSESQILKIHFACKELLQHRPIQYILGHTDFYGLRLLVDERVLIPRPETEELVEWIVKTYKTTDSLRFLDIGTGSGAIALALCKGLAKAEIWGLDVNAEALEVAAANGAALQLSVKWFRIDITDSSQHHQFPLFDVIVSNPPYVTESDKAQMQANVLDYEPAGALYVSDADPLLFYRHIIAFAQTHLTSGGNIFMEINERFGNETRGILAASGYQNIELRHDLRGCIRMVRAQKSE